One region of Chryseobacterium muglaense genomic DNA includes:
- the ruvA gene encoding Holliday junction branch migration protein RuvA has product MIFSLQGIVQELTPTYAVINVNGVGYYVGISLMTSQRLTLNTETFLFIQQIIREDAHLLFGFHTRLEKEMFNLLISVNGVGAVSALILLSTLSLEEIASAILSGNGAVIQKAKGIGTKTAERIIVDLKDKVQKFATTEANISSFENNKVKEESLSALEVLGIPKRTSEKIADRILKQTPEITIEELVKQILKNI; this is encoded by the coding sequence ATGATATTTTCTTTACAAGGCATCGTTCAGGAGCTTACCCCAACTTACGCTGTAATTAACGTAAATGGTGTAGGATATTACGTCGGAATCAGCCTCATGACTTCTCAAAGACTAACTTTAAATACAGAAACATTTTTATTCATTCAGCAAATCATCCGTGAAGATGCACATTTGCTTTTTGGGTTTCATACCCGTTTGGAAAAAGAAATGTTTAATCTCTTAATAAGTGTAAATGGAGTAGGTGCTGTTTCTGCGCTTATTTTATTATCAACTTTAAGCCTTGAAGAAATTGCATCGGCAATACTCTCAGGAAACGGAGCTGTGATTCAGAAAGCAAAAGGAATCGGGACAAAAACTGCGGAAAGAATCATCGTTGATTTGAAAGATAAAGTTCAAAAATTTGCAACTACTGAAGCGAATATTTCTTCGTTTGAGAATAATAAAGTGAAGGAAGAATCGTTATCTGCATTAGAAGTTTTAGGGATTCCTAAAAGAACAAGTGAGAAAATTGCAGATCGCATTTTGAAGCAAACTCCGGAAATTACTATAGAAGAATTGGTAAAACAAATTTTAAAAAACATTTAA